From the Helicoverpa zea isolate HzStark_Cry1AcR chromosome 27, ilHelZeax1.1, whole genome shotgun sequence genome, the window TTGACTACAGTTTCTCAATCAATACTGCTTCTAATTTTTTGGTTACAATGCTTATAGTTATGTATCGAAGAGAATTTCATTACAAaggctatatattatatactcctTGATATAGCAGTTGTCTTTGATTCAGAATAAAATGCTGTATCCACGGACTGCTATTAACTGCTTAGTTTCATTTCCTGGTTTAATTTTCCTAACGAATCTTGATaatactattataatattgttagttATAAACGAAATATGCAAGGAGAATAGTTCCTCTAGTCGTTTCTCTAAGCAGATGGAAATAAACACAGCACTGTTTGAAAAaccatttttatgtaaaaattacCTTTTATATAGTTACTTCCATCCAAGATAACGACTCCATCCTTTCCAATAAGCCGTAGTACCTCAGATTTGAGGTATCCTCTCACTCTTTTCTCTTTCTGTGAATCTAAATATGTTGAGTTTTTCTCATAACCTAACTTTATAATAGCTTCGTCTTCAGATATGATTTCCACCTTTTTACcatgtttatttacaaagaagTCTTTTAATTCTTGTGCTCTTGTTGTTTTGCCACTTACTGGTGTGCcacatattataattaatggCATTTTAGGCAGGTTTTTGTGAAATCCCAACAAATCCCAAAATGAAAACAACGATTGACAACGATGATGTACTACTGTCAATGTCAGATTGACATGCATTAATAACTGTCATTTGCGTTTTGTTTCATATGGAGCATAAGAAAAAGTAACGGTTGCTCTTTGATATCAATGCAGGCTAGACTGGCAGATTTGCCTGACCACTAGTTATAGAGTCTGTAATCGATTGCTTGGCTAATATTAGGTGAATATATGTGGAGAATTTCGGCTTACTTCGGTCAACTTTACCGAGTACTAcccatataaagaaaaaaaaggcATTCATTTTATGCAACCCTCTGTATACTCCCAGAATTAATTAtgtgtacttccttatgtactactaGGGTCACTTATtcccttatgtaggtactcccttatgttctcattaaactcccttatgtacctttATCCATTGGCAGTTGCACGGGGGTAAGGGAGGAAAAAGGTGGGCCTGTTAATAGATGATTGgaaaacttgaaataaaaatgcatttttataattttaacattttttttaaacgattgCACATCACTTAAcctctattaaataaataccttaataaataatattttaagggaGATCAAATCAGGAGATTATGAATTTTACATGAGATTGGAAAATGGCAAGTCAGGTATATTCACAGCGCGATCTTGGGCAATATGAGTTGTTTGCCAGGCAGAGTAATGGTACGTCCTACGTGAGCGATATGGATGCGAACGCGAAGCGACACGGCTCGACGCGAAAACAACAAACATTCGGTAACAGGCATTTCTTTTGATGTGGCCTACGTGATAACGTGACGTGACGTCCATATGTGAATTCGCAATGTATAGCTTCGCATCACTTTCACGCCCGAATGCCTTCGATTTGCCTATGTAGGACGCACCCTAACTTAGTGTACACTGCCTTGCAATCGCCTTGAGCCCTAGGCTCGATTAGATCAAGCTCGATCGCTAACTTaagatataagtaggtattaaatatACAGTGATAAACATTTACATGAGAGTATTTTACAGATTTCAATAAAGTATTCCGTTTATATATCATTTTGTCATTACAAAAATTTAAGTACACGCATTATCACTTATCTTCTTCATCTTCTTGCAAGGTTGAAAGTCAATCTTTATCATAGTCTTCTTTTTTTGTGCAAGAATAGACTCGATTTCAGTCTCAAATTGTGTGACAATCTTTTACGGCCCGGCTTTCAAACTTTTAAATAGCATCTTTGAAATAAAGTTGACGTTTCGTTTTCTTCATCACTTATATTTTGTACTGtttgtttatcatttttttttaaatttcattaaaaaatatttcagcttcCCAACAGTGTAATCGTTAAGATTTCATGTCAACCAGTTCGAGTAGGAAAACTCTGACCTTCTTATACTAGGGCTCTGAGCGTTGTTAAGCTATGCTGGTAAACCCTGTAGAGTCTACATTCTGTACATTCTACAGTGTAGACGATACATACCGacgaataatgtatttttacgtAGTATTTGAGCCTTATGAAGGTCTTAAAGTCAATAAATAGTTGATCTCGAAGATTTGTTACAACAACATTTTTGGAACCTTAAAGTTCAGTCAAGTCCAAGAAATCATAAGCACGGTCAACTCCATCTAGTCTAAAAGTCAATATAGTTGATATGTTCAGCCACGACGCCGCGGATCCAGGTGCTGGTGACCTTCACGTTGTGGTAGATCCCCGGCTGATGGTCCACTCCGCAGCCGAAGCCGGCTGATGTGATCCCCACTAGGTAGTAGCGACCGTTGTCTGATACTATGAGGGGGCCACCGGAGTCTCCTGATGGAAGAAAAGCGAtaggtgttttaaattaaattacttatactGAGTTTTCTGTTATATCACAGTTAACATAGATTAGATACCGAACTACCAGACGGTATCCTAAACCTTATAACGCTACTTTCCACGGCGACAATACTGGATGAGATTTTCGCAGGATACAGTATAACTTAGATATGTAGATATATTCACCCGTTCTTTCGGTTTGCAGATCTACCACGTACATACTCTCTGAACCATATCGTACAAAAATCCGATCCGTCTTGTCTCCAAGTGAACATTCCGTAAGATATGTGTCTACCACTATCAGCTTAAAATCCTTCTTATAAATATTTCTAGAAGTTCAAATTCGAATTTACAGGAACTTATGAGCAGTTACCTAAGCATGCATCTTGGTGTCCATCGGAATGTCCGGCGCAGATCATCTCGGAATGTATCTCCACTGAGATCTGCTTACTCCTGTGCCAATTAATGCACTGCTCTTTGCCTGTGGGaaacaatagttttgttcagtCTTTATCTAGGAGTATCTTACGAGAAcgaattgatttttaatattagatcacaatttttataataaaatcacaGACACATAAACTACATGATGCGTAGAGGATATGTATAAGAGAGTACAAGGGGGAGTacgtacataagggagtatgtaggagagtacataaaaagAAGAAGCGTGACGTACCAAGTGTAGATTAGGGTTGTGGGCGTGCCCATAATATCCACTACGGTAGAACCATCACTACAAACTATATAAATACACATTTAAGAGATGCAAGCTCGCTGTTTACTATAaggatcaaataaataaatattgattgaaGTTTGTTAAAATCTTGTTGCTACCAGATTCTTTGGAACTTAAGTCTCACTTAAAACTCCTCCTGTTGAAGCAATAAACGTAACCGTGACAAACATAGTATGATTTTTGAACAGTCCTTAAAATAGAGGGGCATTTCagtattaaaactaaaacaaaacaccaaCTTACTAAGTATAGGCACAGTAGCGGACCTCAACATATTAGTTCCCGTATGTCCTGTACTCGCATCCGTCTTCCCCCATCCTGCTATCACTCCAGCCCTCCCTCGTAACTCCATATCCCTCTCCGGCAGGCAGATCGGGAGGATATGAGTAGTATAGGTGATGGGCCGGGATAGCTTCAGTAAGGCGATGTCGTAACGGTCCGGTTGCGTCATACGAAATTGGAAAAGAGGGTGAAGGATTTTTTGGACGACCCTGTGGATAGAAAATTGAATGAAGAGATTGTATAAAAAAGTGGGCACTTAGCTGGTCCTAATTATTTAGATAAACCGCGTTAAAGGATACCTTAGTGTTTACCTTTTCCAACACTCAAATAAATAACCACTGTTCTATAACTATATTCTCTCTGTCCACAGAAACTATGTTTTGCAAAAACTACTGAGCATTATTTAGAAGAAACTACAGTTACTCGGATTTAGAATAAGTTCCCTAACTAAAGTTCTTACTAGTAACAACAAGCTGTTTCtcacagtttcacccgcgtcctgaggAACTTGAACCCGAaatcggataaaatataccaaGCCGAGGACTCCCGGAGATAGTGCCTATTTACTTGCTATGATTACACTAAGGTACCTTTTTTTGTGGCTTCctttcccgtcgggggacgggagaggggtatgtgggactccgcagtaaagacgttcccggttTACCCACTAAagaggcccagcggcactccgacctcgcctaaGTGGTGGGGGTCTGGGAGtctatggcgtccagtcccccaTTGTCGAACTCTAGGGTACCTAGCTTCTCAAGAGTGAATCGTTTTTCGAACCAGTTCGGCAATTTCGGACCTTTTAAGgtgcaaacacaaaaaaaacctcTTCTCTTTAACATAAGCTATAAAGAAAACAGATGTTACCCCAGTTTCCTAGCAGTACTCGCACCAGCACTGGTATCCAGAGCTCCCAGCCACACGGCGATGTCCCGCGGCCGCGCGCGCGACACGCAATGAGCCGCCGTCGCCACGTACCAACGAGATACTGCAAATATAAGAATAAGTTTAAGTGAGTTGAAAAGAAGAAGGAAGCTAGATAAAATGCTAGTGAAAGGGAGAGTCTGCCTTGGCTTTACCAAGTTTGTGTAGAGACATTGTGGGCTGTCAAATCGGTTTATGCTTTTCGGTCCTTAGGTCTAAACATGGTCTAAACTGAAAGAATATTCGACACACAATATATGCCTCGTCTAAGCTAAAATGACGCGCCCCAATACTATATTGCTATGAAGTATTCACACACTTCAAATCGTGGAATAGTCAACAAGTGTGTAATCTTATCACTCTACATAGGCAATGCGAATTACACACCTAAGTTCTTATAAAGCATTTTATATAGCGTTAGAACAGATATAGTTCATACCGAACTTATTGGCGCCTTGGATTATCGCGCAAGTCGCTGCGATCAGCGACCACTCGGAAATTAATTACGAACCACCatatattacctacatatacatCTGGATTTAACATATCTTTTAACATATCTTTTAACTCTCGCACACTATTGTCTGTCTACATGTTTCTTCCTCACATTTCCTTTCGCAAGTCTGCTGGTATATTTGTACTCAATTTTATTATAccatttgttattgttatttacagtGTGTACATAAgttatataacaaaataaataaatataatagtttggCGAGCTTTACTAATGTTTTAAACGTACCAAGAACACCACCGCACTGGAACTCGGATATCCTGACGTGCGCTTGCCAGGGGAACTCCGCGAACCTCGCCTCCCTGCCTCCTATGATCCTCTTCTGTATCATCTGCGTGGAAGACAGGCCACAGTCTACCTGGAAGAAGACGaaaaaaattttataataataaaaaaattaatgagTCAAGCCTATGTCACGAAAAATGATTGTTGTAACGAAAAATGATTATGTATTCCTTACTCAATATCAAAAGTGAGAAAGTAGCTTTGTCTGCCTCGATAAGACTATTATGTAGTGAACAGATTTAAGTTATGCAATAATAGCGCTAATTATGAACAATAATTTCTTTCTCGCGTATATCAGCGGCATACAAAAGGTTGAATGACAGGTACACAGGTAGTATCGAGCTTGAGAAAggatagggtactttttatccagagATGGAAAGTAGGATTTGAATTTAACATTAGGTACTTTGTAATAAGTTCAGTGTTTTGATTACACCGCTACATATTTTAGCTGTTCATATCTTTCAGTCTAAaatcataaatgtgaaagtaactttgtctgcCTGTCACGCTTTCGTGGCTTTAATCTCTAAACTTATTTTAGACTGGCTGTTTCCCACGTTTTAACCACGTTCAAAGGGAACTACATCCTGGACCCTAATACTGAGCCTGAGCTACTCCTTATTAGATCAGCTATCTGCCAGTAAAAGTCTTGTCAAAATAAGGCTTGCTACTTTTTTTTAGATTATCCTGAAATCACAATTAAggcgcatttatcgcattagggTAGCCTGTAATGGTAAATgtatgtagaaaaataaataaataacatgtaaAAACATTTTCCGCATGAGAAGATATATATCTCCTGCAGTGGGACAGCCAAGAATAATTATAATGTCAGCACTACAAGAACTGCTGGTCCTCATAATAGAAGAATAAATTCAGGTATACCTGTGCCACTTCATCATCAGCTCTCCTTCGGAACACGTTGGCTGGCACCACGCTGCGCTGTGGTACTTGACGCAGCTTCGGCGGCACCACCTTGTACTTCCATTCTGATGATGGTatgctgaaataaaaaattaaatccaaacaTTACGATATCAGAAGCTACTGGGCACACATAGTAAACCGCAGCGATCAGTGATACAATGCGCGCCATGTCGTCCTTAAGTTAGCTTTTTGAGCCTTTGCTCATTAGT encodes:
- the LOC124643391 gene encoding trypsin-1; protein product: MSTVNHDAPWHYHRQRDHDRRARSLTGGTRWRLGWLVPLVVLNFVATVGGESLTSRMLASILGYPSTCSLGSEVRPCTLTLSCWLRGGTRVRGCGGSWLFSCCVPPEASRNDGMDNSIPSSEWKYKVVPPKLRQVPQRSVVPANVFRRRADDEVAQVDCGLSSTQMIQKRIIGGREARFAEFPWQAHVRISEFQCGGVLVSRWYVATAAHCVSRARPRDIAVWLGALDTSAGASTARKLGVVQKILHPLFQFRMTQPDRYDIALLKLSRPITYTTHILPICLPERDMELRGRAGVIAGWGKTDASTGHTGTNMLRSATVPILSKEQCINWHRSKQISVEIHSEMICAGHSDGHQDACLGDSGGPLIVSDNGRYYLVGITSAGFGCGVDHQPGIYHNVKVTSTWIRGVVAEHINYIDF